The genomic DNA TTGTTTGACTTTGAAAGATGATTTTACCTCTCTAGCTCATTCAAACTATTCTGTGTTCTGGTAATAACATAATCTTTTCAcacctttttgtttttaaaattcaaggAGAAAATAACTCCCAAGTATCTGTGACAGTCATTTTTTGTGTCAGTGGGGAACATaatgttgtgttttcttcttcaggtcCTGGTAGAGATTGACCGAGTGAAGTCCAGAATGCAGTTGGCTGCCGAGTCACTTCAGGAAGCAGACAAATGGAGCACACTAAGTGCAGATATTGAAGAGACTCTTAAAACACAGgtaaatactgaattatttgGTCTGTGTGCCTCTAGCTTTTCAGGgaactgtgtttaaaaatcGGATTTTGAAGTGACTGTGAAACTCTTCCCTGGTGCTGATGCTGTCTGAGGTTGCCCTTGGTAACaggctgcctttccctgctggcagGATGTGTCCCTGATTTCTGCCAAGCTGACGAGCATGCAGAGCAGCCTGGGTATGCTGGTGGACACGCCGGATTACTCGGAGAAGTGTGTGCACCTGGAGGCACTGAAGAACCGACTGGAGGCCATGGCCAGTCCTCAGATCGTTGCTGCTTTTAACTCCCAATCTGTAGGTCAGTAGCTCTTGGTGTCATTTACTATCAGCACAGAATTTATTGTCTTTAAAGCAGTGTTTGGGCGCAGAGTTGGTGTCCTGAAGGCTCCTGGCACTGGGTCCCGAGCTTCTCCTGgtggagcagctgccctggagTGTTttgggctctgcagctgcctgcagaccagcgctgctttgatttttatgtgGTTTGGGGTACCTGTGGccactgcaggaaaacagattaCAGGCTGGTTTTATAGGCCACGTGGATGTGTGAGATGGAAGTGCTGCTCAAATAAGCAGAAGGGCCCTGTTTTTTGTTATCATGGTGTTGGTGTCATCAGGAAGGAAATTTGTTTGGAAGTGTTCTGAGTTCCTACTACTTTGTAAAAGCAACTTTATAAATTCTCCTTAGCAAATTTGTCTTTTTGGACAGTTCTTTGTgctcttccttccctgtgttgctgtcagcacttctgaaaagtAGTTGTTCTGGTTGTTGACACTCCTCTTTGTGCACCTCGAGGTCCTGGAGGGATCTGGGGCTATGGGCTACAAACCAGACTTCTGAGGGACCTGTGTTTCAAAgctctgtgcaggagcagctgtgccatgAGTCAGTCTGAGGCACAGGGATCATTTTGAGGACAGGTGAAAGCAAAGCTGAGGCCTTTGTCATGTATGCTTTAGGTTTGTAAGTGCTGGCTTGTTTCTAGAAACTAATTATTTCCTTCTAGGAAATGCTCTAGCTTTATCTGGCTTTAATACTAGGTGTGTTAATACTATGTCCTGGTTAAGAAgttaaattaattccttatgTCTGCTGCCTGATCTTGTTTGAGAGTGGGTTTTAGGCAGTTCTGCTCCTGTTTCAGAAGATAAGCAAACAATAGATGAAGTTGTCTCTTTCTGTGTAGACCATAGTGCCTGCTCCCCTAGAAGAGGGTTTCTTGCTCAGACTGATGTCTCGCCCTCCGCTTTGAGGCTGATCCTGATGcctgttattttgttttgtttagatCAGGCAAAAATGTTTGTTAAAGTCTTCACCGAAATTGATCGGATGCCCCAGCTTCTTGCTTATTATTATAAGTGTCACAAGGTAAGTGTTTTGGTAACATTTTAACATTGAGGAATAAAAGTCGTAATTCTTGCTGGGCTCTGActgcagagggagctgctgccccacggatctcagctgtgctgtggtggggGATGGCACCTGTTCctctctgtgtttccttcttcGACTTCTCTTGCTGGCTCTGACCAGCTTTGGTTACTCCCCTTGTTGCAGGAGTAGTTCTCCATTCGGGTCCTTGtgtcccctcctgcagcagacaCAGGATATGTGTGTTCTGCTTGATTACTCTGTGCCTcatggttttgctttgctttctgtggaTGTGCCTATGTCAGCAGTAACTTTATTACTGCAACTTGCCAGCTGCTGACTTCTGTAAACTCTTTTCAGGTAAGATTAAAAGTTGGAATTCCAGACAGTTCTGTAGCCATAACCTGAGCTTCAAATTTCTCACATGACTGTGACTTTTGAGGATTAAGTTCAAGGCTGGGGCTTGCCAAGTATTTCAACTATTATGTGGGGGTATCAGTTGCAATCTCATTTTATGAGTAAAATACCAATGTTAATTAAATCTTTGAATCACTAAGAAGCTTCAAGCTTCATGCTGAaagtcttttccttctgtggtgCTGAATTATAAGTTATGCTGAAatgtggagagaggagcaagGGTGAGCCTCATGTTTTGGCAGAAGTGCTGTGCGTGGGGAGTACTGGGTTTGGAATAACAAAAGCAAGACCTGTTGCCTGTCAGTTTTCCTCTCAGATGGTTCTATTCCCCATCAGGTGCAGCTGGTGGCCGTGTGGCAGGAGCTTTGCCAGAGTGACTTGAGCTTGGATCGCCAGCTGACCGAGCTGTACGACACCCTCCTGGGGACCTGGCATGCCCAGCTCCAGTGGGCAGCACAGGTGCAGTGACAGGTTCATGCTGCTGCAGGGGTGGGAGAGGACAGGGTTGGGCATCCTCTGAATTCTCACAAAGCTCTGAAGAGCTCATGGCTGCTCACCCTGAGTTACACTCTGTGCTTGATTGGTGCAGGATGGGACTTGCAACCCAGTTACTGTTCCTTGTCCGGCCCTTGCAGACAGGATTTGAGCTCTGGTGTTCCACCAGCAGCAAGGTTGCTGTGTTATTGACAtgaaagctgctctatcactttCATCTGTATCTTAAGTTAAAACTAATTTGTTGGTGTTGTAAATGTGTTCTGTTGCAAGACATTTGAAATGCCTGAATTGCTTTATCACTTGGCCTGGAGAAAGCCCTCAGGGTCACATAGGACTGATGTGTGTTGCTCTGTGTAAGATATCTGAGGGCTTCTGCTGTCACCCCTTGGAGTCTGTGTGCTTGTTTTTCCTGCCAAGAATAATGTAGGATCAAAAAAAGTTTTTGTCCTTTggtgaaatgaagaaataagtTCATATTGTTGAGCCTGTAGGAGTTTTTCATCCATGAAGGGTAAGAGATTCTTATCTTCATGTCACAAAGCCAGTGTCAGTGCAaggcctgtgctgcagaggagcccagTGTTTccttgaaatgtattttttctgcctAATGATTCGATGTGACTTTCAGGTCAGATGTCAGGTTACATTTTAGCAGATATTCTTTGAACTGGGGATTGTAATAAATGGCACGTGTGGCACAACTCATATCACTCAATCTCCTGTgttgcttctgctttctgaaaaactCTTGGACCTTTTTGATGGTAAACACAGGTTTCAAAGCAAATGAGCAGAGTAGCTGATGAAAAAGTCACAATAAAGGCTGTAACAAGTTTTATGCTAGTGGAGGGGCTGATTCTCAGCGGATTACAGGCTTTTTAGCCTTTCCACTACTGACTTCTGCCTGTTTGACCAGTAATTTGGCTTGTGATACAGTCctatttcttcatgttttaaTGATTCATGTTGTTTCCCAACACACCTGTGTAAACTGAGTGCTCTGTTTCAAATGCCCTCTTCTGCCAGGTGTTTTTTGAATTACTGTAGTGCCTGTGTTCTTCTGAATTCAGTTTTTGACCTGTGCCTATCTTCGAGTTTCTTGGTGGCTGTACTCAAAGCACAATGGTAAACATGTACTGCCCTAAACTTGCAATCAGGCTGTCCTGTGTGCTAGGTCAGCGTGGCTCTAGCAGCCTTAGCAGACTGCTCCTGAGTTTTTTACCCCTGGTGAGGTGGTTCACATTTGgaagctgcctgctgctctctgttgcTGTGTGTTCCTCTCAGGTAATGTGCTTTTGCGAGTAGCTGTTCTGCTGCCACAGGTTTTCAAGAACCCCCATGAAATTGTGACTGTGCTGTTGATTCAAACTCTGGGAGCTCTGGTGCCTTCCATCCCTGTGTGTCTCAGCACTGCCATGGAGAGGACAGGCCAGGACACCAAGCTGAACCAGCTGCTGGAACTCCATGATGCCACTGTCCACTTTGCCAAGGGGCTGGAGGTAGCCATGCTGCCAAACCTGAGTAAGGCTCTGGCACTGAATTCTGTCATTCTATGCTGTCCCCTTTGTAAAGTCCCAGTGTGGGATTTTGTTTAGTCTTAGGTGGAGGGAGGGATTATCTCTTCTGAGTAATGTGCAGTTACCCGGCACTTGCacctttgtgtttgtgtgtgtatctTACACTGGGGCTATTGACACAACACTGAGTTTCCTGAAGCAGCCTTGTCCTGAGCACAGTGGCTCTGCAGGGTAAATAACATTTAGCACTTCTCCTTTTATGAGCTTTACTATTTCTTCTGCCTCCCAGATGAGGAAATGTCTCCAGGGAGGCAGCGAGACCCATTGTGAGAgatcacaaagcagaaaagttGAGTTTCCTGGAATTGTCACACCTCACTAAACAAGAGAAAACCTGCTTGAAGGCTGCCTCCATTGGATGCTTGTATTTGATTTTGTAGTTTTCTGTTGCTACTGGCTTAGGCTTTAATCAAGTGACAATGCAAGGCccagtgtttttttctgaactgttgGTAGTTTATTCCCAGCAGCATCCTTAGTGTTTGATTGCAAATCTGCCGTGTGCTTCCCCTCCCTGGGATGTTTGTCATTTTGGTCATGACTTGCTGAGTAATTCCAACAAACCACACAGCAGTGAGGTGCTGTGTTTGCATAGGTTTATGCCTGACTTAAGCTGTTGGCTATTTATAGACCCTTATGAATTTGGTGGGGCCGCTTTAAAGGCTGGCTATGggaaaatccaaaattaaagCTAATGGAGCATTCCTGATGCTGTGCTTCCTGTGTTTGGTTCCTCATAACACTGTCTTGAGCTGTTTAAACCCAGATTCCTACTTGATCCTGTAAATTATGATTATGATTGCAATGTCAGGGAGTGTGACTGTGTCTGTTGTCTGTCTAGCTGCATATGCGTCAGTCATCTTCTAGCTTAATTTGTGGttcattacagaaattattaaaaaggaCTTGGAAAAATAATGCCACATTCTAGAAGATGATGGAATAGGAAGACCTCTGTTGAACTGTTATCTgagtgtgtttaaaaaaaaccccaaagcctttatttccatctcttttACTGTGGGGTAAGATgtttgagaaaagaaatatctcAAGAATGGAAAAGCCAGGTGACTCAGCTGAGGAGAGTCAAACAAGTTCCTGCATGTGTATGTGAGGGGAGGGCTCAGCTGTGATTCATAGGATAATtcagtttggaagggaccttggaAGATGGTCTTGTCCAGTCACCTGCTCCAAGCAGGATCTGCTGTGAGGTCAGACCATGGTACTTGGGATACTGTTCAGTCTGGTCTCGAAAATGTCCAAGCACAGAGACAGTGCTGGCTTTGGACAGACTGCTCCATTGGTTTCCTGTCCTCAGGGTGTAAAAGTCTTTCCTGATATCCAGGATTCAAAGTAATTTTGGTTTGCTGCATGCTTGAGTTTGGCAAAGCTTTGTGAGAACAGCTGGTGTCCAGTTCTGATTTCAGCAGTAATCATTCAGccctggtttttgtttgggttggcagctccctgctcaggcacGGCACTGAGAGGCTGAGTTTGTGCTTTGTGTTCAGCTCTGGCTGATAAACACTGGCACAGTAGTGCTGAGTGAATTGAATTAGTGTCAATTATTTTAAGTGTGAACCAGGCTTTGTGATAAATGAGGATTGCCCCTGTTTGATGCCGTGGGAGTAATGTGTTTCACTTCTCAGATGGTTTCAATTCTTCTGCTGTAGGTTGGAACGTTTGATAGATTTTTATCACCCAGGCTGTTTTCGATTAGTGAGTGATAATTTTCTTGAGGCACTTGTTGAGGTAGAACATCTTGGTTTTAGGAAGCAGGTAGAGATAATAATcttgtttctaaaaaaataagaaacccAGTCTGTGTAGTTGAGATTGAAGCTGTTGGGCAGCATTCCAAGCCTGTGCAGGCAGCATGCTCTAGCGGAAGAACTACTGCATGTAGCTTGAAATGAGGCTTTCAGTAGCATATTCATCTCTTTGTAGACTAAACATCTGATTCTTTGTAGAGGAGCAGAACCTGGTAAAAGTGATGGAGCTGGTGGAAGCGGTGTATGGTCCATACAAGCCCTATCAACTCGAGTATGGAGACCTGGAAGAAGAGAATCTCCTCATCCAGATCAGTGCAGTGCCCTTGGTAATGTACCAGTCTTTGCTCAGCTGTACAGGGAGAGGCTGAAGCTTCCGCTAAATACAGGGCTCTTTGTCATAGTTACtgctctctttcctcctctcctgtttggttatacttccttttttttgtggaagACTCTGCTGTTGGCAGAACTGTTTTTCCTTGAAGATCTGGTGAACACAGGGTTTGGCAGCCTGGCTGTTGTTACAGTCCATGGGTAGGAGGGTGGAAGCACCAGCATGGTCTGCCTTAGGAGTTTCACAAGAGTGGAGAATACTAGAGAACACTGTGTTAATGCCTGGAAGAAGAGTTAGGCTCAGCtttgttgttactgttgttATTTAGGAGCATTGGGAAGTGATTGATTGTGTCCAGGAACTGAACCACTCAGTCAACAAACTCTTCATCCTGGCGGCTGGAGCCATCGACAACTGCGTCAAGCTCACAGATGGCCTGGGGGTGTGTGGGCTGCTGAAGGCCCTGAAGGCCCTGTTCTCAAAGTAAGGTGCCTTTAGGTACTGTTGCATTTATACCAAGCGAGTAGTGAGTGTGCAGTCTGTGGCCAAGGACCTCGTAGTTTATGAAAAATGGCTGAGAACAGAAAGTGTCTCTGAGTGTACCATGAATCATCAATATCCCTCTTGCTGCTTCATTCAAGCACAGGCtgttttctggaggaaaaatagAAGATTTTATGGCAAAATCAAAGACTTACCAGCTGTTTTCGATTTGGTTGagctgaatttttgtttttaataaatacttttgaAGGACAAAATGtttcccaaaacaaaataaggcAAATTAGGCTGATGAAAGTAGATCTCAGTGGGGAAATAAGTCTGGaggttgaacttgatgatcttggaggtctttgCCAACCTTATTGATTCTATGAATACACAGTCACTGGGACAAGTGACCTCACATTCAGGATCTGCGATATCTGAGATACCCCACGGAGTGAGGTTCACTCTTAGTTCTTGTCTTAAAGTATCACTTTCCTATTCCTATGCTGATTAATTGCTTATTCCTTCACGATACTGAAGGAGCTGCTCACAAGGTATGAATCAGGTATTGCTGccctgtggggaggaggaagaggaaagcacCAGTGTCTGATCTCACCTTCTTTATAGGCAATTACAGAGCAATGTACGTGCCTCCAGCTTATGGgcattattaaaaagaaaatgggggTGTGTAGAAAACAGAATGTTCTTCTTTTTATCCATGTTCTTGTCTGGGGAGTAGCTGAGAAAACAAATTCGTGACATGGTTAGTCACCATGTTCCTGGAGTAAGGGCCAAGTGATGTTGGATTAGCAGGAGCCTTATAAACTTTTCTTGGCCTTTCCTAGGAGATGGTCAATGTAGTGGTAactaaaatgtctttttccttccttctcacaggcagggagagctcctAGTAATCCACATgcaggaaactgaggcagcCACACAGCATCTTTCATGCTCCTTGTCTTCTGGTCTAGGCTTGAATGGTCTATGGCTGATAAGTTTGCAGTGGAACCAGAGTGTCTCTTCTGTACTCGTTTCAGTATTTCTGGTTCTTGTTTGGCCCTTGCAGAAGACGGACTGAGCAAATCATAGGACAtgtctttctgctgctctccaccCTGTTCTCTTATGCTGGTGCTTCTCTCTGCTCCATTCCTCACTGCAGGTATACATCTGACTTCACAAACACACTGCAGTCTATACGAAAGAAATGTAAACTGGATGATGTCCTGGCAGATTCCCTGTTCCAGGAGGACTGGACTGCATTCCAAAACTCTGTCCGGtaaagggtttggggttttttttttttgtttgtttggctcAGAGCTGATTTTTGTCTCAAAGCTGAAAGGGAACTACTTGGGGTCAGTTTACACAAGTTCTCAGTGCAGAACACAGGGCTGAGctcactgtgctgcagtgctgctgggagcaccagTGTCAGTGATGGGTTTCAGGttgctcctggcacagggagggctgTAGGGCTCCCCACCCTGCCTGGAGCAAGGCTGCATCCCATATCACTTGTAATATTAGCAGCTCTTAGAATTTTCCCAGTGACACTGAGCTGGCCTTCCCCATGATGACAAGAAGTAGCATGTGGATGAGGCCATTGGGCAAAAAAAATTGAGTATGTTATCAAATGGCTGCAGAGTTAATCACCAAATTGACTCTTGACAGATGTGTGGGCTGTAGTTTGGTTATGGCATTTCTTAATGACTTGACGTGGATCTGAGATGGGTTCTCCGAGGGGGGTCTGGCACTATCTGCCTCAAATCTCACAGTGTGTTTTTGTCTTGTTCTTTCCCAGGATAATTTCCATTTGTGGTGAACTCCTTCATCAGTGTGGAGACTTTGAGCAGCAGCTGGCCAACAGGTGAGCACTGCTGACCTTAATTCATGAGCTGTCAATGTAGGAACcaagctgaaagaaaacaaaccccgAAGTGCTTTGGTTGCATAGACATGGAGGGAAAGGCACCACTGattcccccatcccacccttTGACACGTCAGAGATGGGGCATAGACTGTTCTGCTCAGTCATGTTCCCTGAGACAGTCCCAAGAATCCTTTTCCTTGGATACCTGGCTGGCCAGATGGGGgtcaggaaggaattttccaCCAGATCAAATTGGCAAGATCCTCACCCTTGTGACATGGGGCATGAATCATGTGCTGAAATGAGTGTAGGTGTGCCTTAGCTGATGGATTCCCTGTAACCTGAGGAGTGtaggcacaggcagcacataGATCTCGTTACTGCTTGTTGTAAGCAGTGCACTGCTCAGCCTGTGGTTCCTTGAAATGCTCGGTGTGACTCGCGTAGagcacagcctgcagtgctCGGTGGGCTGGGTGGGGCCCCACTGCCCTCGTTTCGCAGAGCACAAacccctctgtcccctcagcACTTCTGCAGCCAGTGAGTTGCACAGTAGATGTGAGGAGTGGCCTCAAGTGGAGTCTCTGTCAGTGAATGCTCTCCCTTCAAGTCACTCAGGGGTGATGCTGGTCCTTGGGCCAGCATGAGGACAGGACTGCTGAGTACAGAGGATTCTGCTGTTGACTTTTGTTTACTTGTTTCTAGGATTTTGTCAACTGCTGGGAAGTATCTCTCGGACTCCTACAGGCCTTGTAGTTTTTCTGGCTTTCAGGACACcagttctgcagaaaagaagagCTCCATAAAAAATCCCTGGCAGGAATACAATTATCTCTTGAAGGAGAATCCATCTGAATATGGCAGCCTTATGGAAACACTTTACACTCTAAAGGTAGCCCTGGTGCCTGGGGAGCCTGCCTCTATCACAGTGTGCTCTTGGGCCCATATTTGGTAGATGAGACCTGGATTCCTCCCCCGTCTGATGACTTTTcatgctgggctgcagcctttCCATGGGCTGTGTTCTACAGAGACACTGATACATGGAAAGATGAAATGTCCAAAGCCAGGAAGTCTGGACTCGTTCCATCTCTCCCCAGATCCTGGCTCTGTTTTGTGAACATGCTTTTATCAGCTCAGGTGAGGGAGAGGGAGATTTTATTGCAGCAAGCATTGGGAAGTTTGTTTTGGAGCCATCTCGAATTCTGGAGCCCATACACCACCTTCTGAGGCTTTCTCTGCCACTTAGGCTCTGCTGCCATGTCCAGTCTGAAACAGAATTCTGCAGGATCATTCATGCATGGATGTGTGAACAGGGTAGAATGACTTTAGTTATCTTCTCGTGGATCTAAGTTATGTTTGCCATTGTTGGTCACATGGAGTAATGAATTTAAGGTTATGAGTTTCATTTcctcaaaatgttttgatttcttttgcaCTTGATTTACCTGCAACTTTTGAGGTTCTGCCTTCAGTGTCATGTGTTTGACTTTAAACCTTGACTAAACTGTTCAGTTCCACAGGTACTCTTCAGGTAGAACTCACTTAATTCCATGCAGGGCATCAGCTGAGCCCTTTGGGTAGAAGGCAGCATTGCCATCTTCTCTGCAAGTTTCTCAGCATCTGGCATGTGCCAGAGCCTGCAGTGGCTGGAATGTGATGCTGATTCCTTGTCCTGCAGTTCAGGGAGCAGTGGCAGTTTCTGTCTTGAATAACTGCTTGGAATAGGTCATTCTAAAGGGAACAGGCTGTGCCATCACAGAGGAAAGCTCTGCTGTGCAAGGACGGCCTCATAAAACCTCTGCAAGCATGTTAACACAGCCTCCCCGTGGCCACTTTAATGACTTGCTTatgtaaatgtttttctgtctctgtgtgtcaGGAGAAAGGCACCAGTAACCACAACCTGCTGTCGTCGTCGCGAGCGGCCCTGAGCCGCCTGAATCAGCTGTCCCATCACCTGGCCTTCGACTCGGTGTTCCTGCGCatcaaacagcagctgctgctggttccCAGGATGGAGGTGGGCAGTGGGGGCCTCGGGCTGAGCTGAACAGGCAGGGTTTACCTGGGGGATCCCTTGTGTCAGCGCTGCTTACCTTTCTCCTGTTCAGAATGGTTCTCTCTAGTGCCACATTTCTCCCACAAGCTGCAGACAGTGGAAGAGTTTCCCTTCCTTCACCCACAGCCTTTGCAGCACACAGGTGTTTGAAGGCTCTGGTGTTTGTCTGAGGTGTTGCTTTTCTAACCCTTGTGAGCATGTTTCCCACAGGGAGCTGGGTGGAAAGAGGGTGGGTGTTTTGGGCCTGAGGGACAACATGGGAAAGTTTTCTCACCATCTGTGTTCTGCTTTCTAGAATCCCTTGGGTAATCACAGTTCTTGTTGTTGGGTTGCCCCTTTCTGAAATACTGACAGGCTTCATGCTCTGGGAAGTCATCGATTCATCCTGCACTTTGTGCCTTACAGGGCTGGAGTTCTGGTGGCATTGGTGAGACCCTGACGGATGACCTGCCAAACTTCAGCCTGACTCCTCTGGAATATATCAGCAatgtaagaaaacagaactgtCTTTCTGCTCTAGAAAACAAACTGCTGGGAACACTCCAGAGAGCAAAGATTTGCTTGGAGTAGCAGTTCTCTGTACAGGTCTTTCTTACCATGAGTGTTTCAGTGACTGCTTCTGTGACCTTGTGAAAAACTATTTCTTGTACCAAGTGTAATGATGCATGAGAGCCAATTTGTAGGTGAGTGAGTGGCTGTCAGGCTCAGCTCTCTGTTTTCAGGTGTATTTACTGCAGGTGAGTTTTTCTCTAGTAAAGGACTTGCCTCGCATTTGTTCAGTGACTCAGCGTTTGGTGCTTTTATTCTAGATTGGGCAATACATTATGTCGCTTCCTCTGCACCTTGAGCCATTTGTCACTCAAGAGGATTCTGCTTTGGAACTGGCATTACATGCTGGAAAACTGCCGTACCCCCCAGAGCAAGGTAGGGTAAGACCAAAGGCTTGGACTGTCTGGGGAAAGCTTTCCCATCCTGCATTACACAGGTGGGATGTGTTACAGTGACAAAACTGTTGGAGATCCCTTTCTTAtcacccttttttccccaagaatcCTTTGGTAAAACCCAGAAGGAGCCTCTAAATAATGAGTAAAACTTTTTTTGGTTTCATTCAAACTAGAAGCTTTGGGTTGATCTGTGTGAGTTTGGTGTTCATTAAAACAGTGGTTTGGGCTCTGAAGAGTTCTGTTGGGTTTTGGCTCCTGTTCATGCTCCAAGGGGCTGGTTTTACCTGCTGTGTCACTAATCCTGCTGCAGGTAACAGCAGTAGCCACCTAATGCCTTTCCCTGCAAGTTGGCAGCGTACCTGATGTGCTGGGCTTGGTCTCTTCATGGTGTTATTATTTCCACAGACAGTGAAGAAAGCGTAGGGCTTAGTATTTACAGTCTTCCTGGAACCTTCCAAAAACATGCTCTTCAGTTCAGGCTTTTGCATTGCTGTTATGTCCCTTAAAGCATTTATGTGTTTTAATGGCTTGttaattttcaaaacagtgaTGAACAGAGAATGCCTTTAGGGCTGGAAAAAAACTCCTGTGAATCCTTGTCACTGTCATGGTTTGCAAACTGCTCCTGGAACAGGATCCTGTAGGAGGTGCCAGGCAGTGCCTCATCCCAGCTGGTCGCCCATCAGCCCTCTGGAAGTGACTTACCTGGAGAGTAATCCAGGGGAGTGTTTTGGGTCTGGAGCTCATGTCAGTGCTGTACAGTACAGGGAGAGAACATGACTGCTTTGATTACTCCAAAACCAGCTGATGGACTTTGACTACCTCAATGTCCTGTGAAAGCAACAGTTCAAACATTATTAACCAGTTAGGATTATGTGTGGTACAAACCCAGCAAAGGTGGGGTCAGTGTGCTGGCAGCTAATGGGGATTGTCTGTGCAGGAGATGAGCTGCCTGAACTGGACAACGTGGCTGATTACTGGCTGGGCTCCATCGCCAGAGCCACGATGCAGACGTACTGCGAGGTCATCCTGCAGATCCCGCAGCTCACGCCACACTCCACCAAGCAGCTGGCCACGGACATTGGTGAGCGCGGGCACGGGGTCCTGGGCATGGCTCACGTCACACACGGGCTGCTCTGTCACCACGTAGGGTTCCTGCCTGTGTGGTAGATTCCTGCCACACTGCTGGTGCCTGTGGGTGGGAGCTCTTGGTGACAGAATTCCCT from Corvus cornix cornix isolate S_Up_H32 chromosome 14, ASM73873v5, whole genome shotgun sequence includes the following:
- the COG7 gene encoding conserved oligomeric Golgi complex subunit 7, which codes for MDFSRFLSDEFEVKGWVNAAFRAVQQEAPGKVDAHAATLVMKLQLFIQEVNNAVEETSHQALQNMPRVLREVEVLKQEATFLKEQMILVKEDIKKFEEDTAQSMQVLVEIDRVKSRMQLAAESLQEADKWSTLSADIEETLKTQDVSLISAKLTSMQSSLGMLVDTPDYSEKCVHLEALKNRLEAMASPQIVAAFNSQSVDQAKMFVKVFTEIDRMPQLLAYYYKCHKVQLVAVWQELCQSDLSLDRQLTELYDTLLGTWHAQLQWAAQVFKNPHEIVTVLLIQTLGALVPSIPVCLSTAMERTGQDTKLNQLLELHDATVHFAKGLEVAMLPNLKEQNLVKVMELVEAVYGPYKPYQLEYGDLEEENLLIQISAVPLEHWEVIDCVQELNHSVNKLFILAAGAIDNCVKLTDGLGVCGLLKALKALFSKYTSDFTNTLQSIRKKCKLDDVLADSLFQEDWTAFQNSVRIISICGELLHQCGDFEQQLANRILSTAGKYLSDSYRPCSFSGFQDTSSAEKKSSIKNPWQEYNYLLKENPSEYGSLMETLYTLKEKGTSNHNLLSSSRAALSRLNQLSHHLAFDSVFLRIKQQLLLVPRMEGWSSGGIGETLTDDLPNFSLTPLEYISNIGQYIMSLPLHLEPFVTQEDSALELALHAGKLPYPPEQGDELPELDNVADYWLGSIARATMQTYCEVILQIPQLTPHSTKQLATDIDYLINVMDALGLQPSRMLQNIVTLLKAKPEEFRQAAKSLPRRMAAGIAAMRGLEG